The following coding sequences are from one Methanohalophilus halophilus window:
- a CDS encoding M23 family metallopeptidase, with protein METGNEKNWPLPVPVHIPADGERGCFWEDRKDRHHCGIDLYAKKGTPVFAIEEGEVVEIEIMTSPSMIKYWNETYHLIVRGNSGTYYKYGEMAMTIPQKGTWIKKHDQIGEVGLVLNPAIIDSTSPRYIQALKEKNPAMLHLEIWEEYPVTDHKLYLGGNWFGSKKPPGLLNPLHYLHK; from the coding sequence ATGGAAACAGGGAATGAAAAAAACTGGCCCCTTCCAGTACCGGTACATATACCTGCTGATGGTGAACGGGGTTGTTTCTGGGAAGACAGAAAAGACCGCCACCACTGTGGCATTGACCTTTATGCAAAAAAAGGAACCCCGGTTTTTGCCATAGAGGAAGGGGAAGTTGTAGAAATTGAAATCATGACTTCCCCTTCAATGATAAAGTACTGGAATGAAACCTACCATCTAATAGTTAGGGGGAATTCCGGAACATATTACAAATACGGGGAAATGGCCATGACCATTCCGCAGAAAGGTACATGGATCAAAAAACATGACCAGATTGGAGAAGTCGGGCTGGTACTCAACCCTGCGATTATAGATAGCACATCACCCCGATATATCCAGGCACTAAAAGAAAAAAATCCTGCCATGTTGCATCTTGAAATATGGGAAGAATACCCTGTTACAGATCATAAATTGTATCTGGGAGGAAATTGGTTCGGGTCCAAAAAACCACCGGGCCTCTTGAACCCCCTGCATTATTTGCATAAATAA
- a CDS encoding bifunctional nuclease family protein, with translation MPEEDETCQVNIKGVYLMKMEEGIAPTVILEGAAGKIMPIYIGHLEALSINNALNSETTPRPMTHDLLMSILSRMEGKVESVFIDEKAEGVFYARLTLSKNGVKMEFDARPSDCIALALRADVPINIKDEILENDVISPEELDGAKSFESLL, from the coding sequence ATGCCAGAGGAAGACGAAACCTGCCAGGTAAATATAAAGGGAGTTTACCTCATGAAAATGGAAGAGGGAATAGCACCAACTGTCATCCTGGAAGGTGCGGCCGGAAAAATAATGCCGATTTATATAGGGCATCTGGAAGCCCTGTCCATAAATAATGCATTAAACAGTGAGACAACACCACGCCCAATGACCCATGACCTTTTGATGTCCATCCTCTCAAGAATGGAAGGCAAAGTTGAAAGCGTATTCATTGATGAAAAGGCAGAAGGAGTATTTTACGCCCGTCTGACTTTGAGCAAAAACGGTGTTAAAATGGAATTCGATGCAAGACCCAGTGATTGCATCGCCCTTGCCCTGCGAGCAGATGTTCCAATCAATATTAAGGATGAAATTCTGGAAAACGATGTCATAAGTCCCGAAGAACTGGACGGCGCGAAATCATTCGAATCCCTGTTGTAA
- the dinB gene encoding DNA polymerase IV, with amino-acid sequence MLRIVVHVDMDYFYAAVEEREDPSLRGRPVVVCMYSGRGEHGGSVSTSNYTARKYGIKSGIPCSRAIKLNPDAVFLPVRKEFYTEVSDSIMEILRSHADSDESFEQISIDEAFIEVTENCNGDFECARKMGEDIKQTILEKEQLTCSVGIGPNKLIAKMASSENKPDGLTVISKNDISSFLKDRSPSQLWGVGDVTAGSLEQMDINTVGQLASSDIVSLIDAFGKKKGSWLKKAAQGIDDSPVRQREGTEQIGRIATLPENSSDHDLIMPVLDNLADDVIRKTIERGVSFRQVTLIVITSDFKTQTRNHTLQRAVAGKEILRTNLDKLLTNFLGENKSTIRRIGVRVAGLQEVSSQTTLASYF; translated from the coding sequence ATGTTACGTATTGTTGTCCATGTGGACATGGACTATTTTTATGCTGCTGTCGAGGAGCGTGAAGACCCTTCCCTTAGAGGCAGGCCTGTAGTGGTCTGCATGTATTCGGGGAGAGGGGAGCACGGAGGCTCGGTAAGCACTTCCAATTATACAGCCCGCAAATATGGTATCAAATCCGGAATTCCTTGTTCCAGGGCCATTAAACTGAATCCGGATGCGGTTTTTCTTCCCGTAAGGAAAGAATTTTACACTGAAGTTTCTGACAGTATCATGGAAATACTGCGCTCGCATGCGGATAGTGATGAATCCTTTGAGCAGATCAGTATAGACGAGGCATTCATCGAAGTTACAGAAAATTGTAACGGTGACTTTGAATGTGCCCGGAAAATGGGTGAAGATATTAAGCAAACGATTCTCGAAAAAGAACAGCTAACATGTTCTGTGGGGATTGGGCCCAACAAACTCATTGCCAAAATGGCCTCCTCAGAAAATAAACCCGATGGGCTTACGGTAATTTCGAAAAATGATATCAGTTCATTCCTGAAGGACCGGTCCCCTTCCCAGCTCTGGGGTGTGGGGGATGTCACAGCCGGCAGCCTTGAACAGATGGATATAAATACAGTGGGGCAACTTGCTTCTTCGGATATTGTGTCTCTTATAGATGCTTTTGGTAAAAAGAAAGGCTCATGGCTCAAAAAGGCTGCACAGGGAATTGATGATTCTCCTGTCAGGCAACGGGAAGGTACTGAACAGATTGGCAGGATAGCCACTTTGCCGGAAAATTCATCGGATCACGATTTGATAATGCCTGTTCTGGATAACCTTGCCGATGATGTGATCAGAAAGACAATCGAAAGAGGCGTTTCTTTTCGTCAGGTTACACTGATCGTGATCACATCTGATTTCAAAACCCAAACTCGTAACCATACGCTCCAGAGAGCGGTTGCTGGAAAAGAAATTCTGAGGACAAATCTGGATAAATTGCTAACAAACTTCCTTGGGGAAAACAAATCGACCATTCGCCGAATTGGAGTTAGGGTTGCCGGGTTACAGGAAGTATCGTCTCAGACAACACTTGCTTCTTACTTTTGA
- the nth gene encoding endonuclease III, translated as MTPSNLSNFPQIWEILKKEYPDPQPALHFKTPLELLVATILSAQSTDVQINKVTHELFKKYRSVFDYADADISELEKDIYSTGFYRNKAKHLQQSAKVIIEEFDGEVPSTMEDLLRLPGVARKTANIVLARGFGVKAGIAVDTHVKRLATRLGFTENKDPVKIEKDLMELADRNEWDDFSLTLILHGRNVCFARKPACEKCVVNHLCPSSLV; from the coding sequence ATGACACCAAGTAATCTTTCTAATTTCCCTCAAATATGGGAAATTCTTAAAAAGGAGTATCCTGATCCACAGCCTGCTCTTCATTTCAAAACCCCGCTGGAATTACTTGTAGCCACTATCCTATCTGCCCAGAGTACGGATGTGCAGATCAATAAAGTGACACATGAGTTGTTCAAGAAATACCGTTCGGTCTTTGATTATGCGGATGCGGACATCAGTGAACTGGAAAAGGATATCTATTCTACCGGGTTCTATCGCAACAAGGCCAAACATCTCCAACAGAGTGCCAAAGTTATCATCGAGGAGTTTGATGGTGAAGTTCCTTCTACGATGGAAGATCTGTTAAGACTTCCCGGCGTGGCTCGCAAAACTGCTAATATAGTGCTTGCAAGGGGTTTTGGTGTAAAAGCGGGAATTGCGGTGGACACCCATGTCAAACGTCTTGCTACAAGGCTGGGTTTTACTGAAAATAAAGATCCTGTCAAAATTGAAAAAGATCTGATGGAGCTTGCTGACAGGAATGAATGGGATGATTTTTCCCTGACCCTGATATTACATGGCAGGAATGTATGTTTTGCCCGCAAGCCCGCCTGTGAGAAATGTGTTGTAAATCACCTATGTCCATCGAGTTTGGTTTGA
- the porB gene encoding pyruvate synthase subunit PorB: MKSLFTSGHRGCAGCCDAMVAKFTLMAAGEDCIVISPTGCLEVMSTPYPETSWEVPWIHSLFENAGAVASGVEAALKAMGKKGDTKVIALAGDGATLDIGMRSISGAFERGHDITYVCMDNEAYMNTGVQRSGATPFDASTTTSPAGKVSYGNPLPKKNMPAIMAAHGSPYIATTSLGYPKDMIKKIKKATEIEGPTYIHAHAPCTTGWGFDTSKTVEVAKLAVQTGLWPLYEMENGEVTKVRKIGKQKKPVEDYLKMQKRFKHLFKMEGGEEQLKLIQALADKNIEDFGLE; the protein is encoded by the coding sequence GTGAAATCATTGTTTACATCAGGACACCGGGGTTGCGCAGGTTGCTGTGATGCAATGGTGGCCAAGTTCACCCTTATGGCCGCAGGGGAAGACTGTATCGTTATATCTCCTACCGGCTGTCTGGAAGTTATGAGTACACCTTACCCTGAAACTTCCTGGGAGGTTCCCTGGATACATTCCCTTTTCGAGAATGCAGGTGCTGTGGCTTCCGGTGTGGAGGCTGCCCTTAAAGCAATGGGTAAGAAAGGCGACACCAAGGTAATCGCACTGGCAGGAGATGGTGCTACTCTTGATATAGGGATGAGATCCATTTCCGGTGCTTTTGAGAGGGGCCACGATATAACCTATGTATGTATGGATAACGAGGCATACATGAATACCGGAGTGCAGAGAAGTGGTGCTACACCCTTTGATGCGTCTACCACAACAAGCCCTGCCGGAAAGGTTTCCTATGGGAACCCCCTGCCTAAAAAGAACATGCCTGCAATAATGGCAGCTCATGGTTCTCCATACATTGCTACAACTTCCCTGGGTTATCCCAAGGATATGATCAAGAAGATCAAGAAAGCAACCGAGATTGAAGGCCCAACCTACATTCATGCCCATGCTCCCTGTACCACAGGATGGGGTTTTGACACTTCCAAAACTGTGGAAGTTGCAAAACTGGCAGTACAGACCGGCCTGTGGCCGCTGTATGAAATGGAGAATGGTGAAGTTACAAAGGTGCGCAAGATAGGCAAACAGAAAAAACCTGTAGAGGATTATCTTAAGATGCAGAAAAGGTTTAAACATCTTTTCAAAATGGAAGGCGGAGAGGAACAGCTCAAACTGATCCAGGCACTTGCAGATAAAAACATTGAAGATTTCGGGCTTGAATAA
- the porA gene encoding pyruvate synthase subunit PorA gives MTVIRTLDKDKMSVAEGSYAVAHAVKICRPNVISAYPITPQTHIVEDLSQFMADGEISNCEYITVESEFSALSALVGSAAAGARCYSATTSQGLELMHEVLFNMSGMRLPVVMTIANRAVSAPINIWNDHQDSISQRDTGWIQMYAEDLQESSDMTAQAYKVAEDKDVMMPAMTCMDGFILSHVYEPLVLLEQDLVDEYLPPYEPEYTLDPKNPLTFGAFADPTAYTEFRYLQQQAMDNALPKIEEAANEFYEIFGRYYGGLIDEYETEDADIILMAMGSLVGTIRDVVDKLRAKGIKVGLLKVRTFRPFPAEAIRNAIKGARVVVALDKNISLGLNEGALFTETKASLYNTKIDVPIVGRMIGHGGRDIPVKTIEDIVEEAKGIISSGINTESKYADLKEDLL, from the coding sequence ATGACTGTTATACGTACCCTTGATAAGGATAAAATGAGTGTGGCAGAGGGTTCATATGCCGTTGCACATGCGGTGAAAATATGCAGGCCAAATGTTATTTCCGCATATCCTATCACACCACAGACCCATATTGTTGAAGACCTTTCCCAGTTTATGGCCGATGGTGAGATTTCCAACTGTGAATATATAACAGTGGAATCCGAGTTTTCCGCCCTTTCGGCCCTTGTGGGATCCGCTGCAGCAGGTGCGAGGTGTTATTCGGCCACAACCTCCCAGGGTCTGGAACTGATGCACGAAGTTCTTTTCAACATGTCAGGGATGCGCCTGCCAGTTGTAATGACCATAGCAAACCGTGCGGTCAGTGCCCCTATCAACATCTGGAATGATCATCAGGATTCAATTTCCCAGCGTGATACCGGCTGGATCCAGATGTATGCCGAAGATCTACAGGAAAGTTCTGATATGACCGCCCAGGCTTACAAGGTAGCAGAAGATAAGGATGTAATGATGCCTGCAATGACCTGTATGGACGGCTTCATCCTGTCTCACGTCTACGAGCCCCTGGTCTTGCTGGAACAGGACCTTGTGGATGAATATCTGCCACCCTATGAACCGGAATATACCCTTGATCCCAAAAACCCGCTGACATTCGGTGCTTTTGCAGACCCTACTGCCTATACTGAATTCAGATATCTGCAGCAACAGGCAATGGATAATGCCCTGCCCAAGATAGAAGAAGCTGCCAATGAGTTCTATGAGATATTCGGCAGGTACTACGGTGGCCTGATAGATGAATACGAAACAGAAGATGCTGACATCATACTCATGGCGATGGGTTCACTTGTGGGAACCATCAGGGATGTCGTGGATAAACTCCGTGCAAAGGGAATCAAGGTCGGTTTGCTTAAAGTAAGGACTTTCAGGCCATTCCCGGCAGAAGCAATAAGGAATGCTATCAAGGGTGCCAGAGTCGTTGTCGCACTTGACAAGAATATCTCATTAGGACTCAATGAAGGAGCCCTGTTTACAGAAACCAAGGCAAGCCTGTATAATACTAAGATTGATGTCCCGATAGTGGGCCGTATGATCGGACACGGTGGTCGTGACATACCTGTAAAAACCATTGAGGATATCGTGGAGGAAGCCAAAGGCATTATCTCTTCGGGTATCAATACTGAGAGCAAATATGCTGATCTGAAGGAGGATTTGTTGTGA
- the porD gene encoding pyruvate synthase subunit PorD has protein sequence MSISLGGVCEPGTTRVNKTGGWRTFRPVFDYDKCIKCKLCELLCPDMAVFPRDDGFFEFDYDYCKGCGICANECPTEAIDMVLEEK, from the coding sequence ATGAGCATATCACTTGGAGGAGTCTGTGAACCCGGTACCACGAGGGTAAACAAGACCGGTGGCTGGAGAACCTTCAGACCAGTCTTTGATTATGACAAATGTATTAAGTGCAAATTATGTGAACTGCTCTGTCCTGACATGGCGGTGTTTCCCAGGGATGACGGATTCTTTGAATTTGACTATGATTACTGCAAAGGTTGCGGAATCTGTGCCAATGAATGTCCCACAGAAGCCATCGATATGGTATTGGAGGAAAAATAA
- a CDS encoding pyruvate ferredoxin oxidoreductase subunit gamma, with product MKEIRVHGRGGQGSVTAAELLAGAAFEDGQFSQAFPAFGVERRGAPVQAFTRISDAPIRLRSQIYEPDYIIVQDPTLLEVVDVASGAKDDGIIIINSDFAPEDFDLDTNARIMTVNATKIALDIIGRPIVNTVLLGAFAGATGEVRASSIVNAVKERFSGKIGEKNAEAVQKAYDLMAEEK from the coding sequence ATGAAAGAAATAAGAGTACATGGTCGAGGCGGACAGGGTTCGGTTACAGCAGCCGAACTGCTAGCAGGAGCCGCTTTTGAGGATGGCCAGTTCAGTCAGGCATTCCCGGCCTTTGGTGTCGAAAGACGTGGAGCACCGGTTCAGGCTTTCACAAGGATCAGTGATGCCCCAATCAGGCTCAGGAGCCAGATTTATGAACCAGATTACATAATCGTTCAGGATCCCACGCTTCTTGAGGTAGTGGATGTTGCAAGTGGGGCAAAGGACGATGGTATTATAATTATTAATTCTGATTTTGCTCCGGAAGATTTTGATCTTGACACAAATGCCCGTATAATGACCGTGAATGCAACAAAAATCGCTCTTGATATCATTGGCAGGCCGATTGTAAATACTGTTCTTTTAGGAGCCTTTGCCGGTGCTACCGGAGAGGTCAGGGCCAGTTCAATTGTCAATGCCGTAAAGGAGCGTTTCTCAGGTAAGATCGGAGAGAAAAACGCAGAGGCTGTACAGAAAGCCTATGATTTGATGGCGGAGGAAAAATAA
- the dusB gene encoding tRNA dihydrouridine synthase DusB, producing MQIGKIRLGGNLLLAPMAEVTNLAYRVICRRRGASFAFTEMINSEAILHDNAKSHQMALSCPDEGIFGVQIFGSSPVSMAKAACLIESETSPSIIDINAGCPSPRIRKTGAGSMLMENPDVLENIIQCVVESVTVPVTVKIRVFRDVSQTVELASRLENAGVSAVTVHGRTAMQQYSGVANHLYARRIKEKLSIPVIANGDIRDGAFAARVLEYTGCDGLMIGRAAMGNPDIFSRIAASLESGTEFPPAGCDQRKSSLEEYLKLLETYGLDKKVNLAAHSAWFTRGLAGSRAFRKSIQNVKSSEGIISRMEMLCRET from the coding sequence ATGCAAATCGGAAAGATAAGGCTTGGAGGAAACCTTCTGCTTGCTCCAATGGCAGAGGTGACCAATCTTGCCTATCGGGTAATTTGCAGGCGCAGGGGTGCATCTTTTGCTTTTACCGAGATGATAAATTCCGAGGCGATACTGCATGACAATGCAAAATCACATCAGATGGCGTTAAGTTGTCCGGACGAGGGTATATTTGGTGTCCAGATATTTGGCAGTTCCCCGGTTTCTATGGCAAAAGCTGCCTGCCTAATTGAAAGTGAAACATCTCCCTCAATTATTGATATCAATGCGGGTTGCCCGTCCCCCAGGATCCGAAAAACGGGTGCAGGTTCAATGCTTATGGAAAACCCTGATGTGCTGGAAAATATTATACAGTGTGTAGTGGAATCAGTAACTGTGCCGGTTACTGTAAAGATACGAGTATTCAGGGATGTATCACAGACTGTAGAGCTCGCATCAAGGCTTGAAAATGCCGGTGTCTCAGCCGTAACAGTCCATGGAAGGACTGCCATGCAACAATATTCGGGGGTGGCGAATCATTTGTACGCTCGCAGGATTAAAGAAAAGTTATCAATTCCTGTTATTGCAAACGGGGATATCCGGGACGGTGCTTTTGCTGCCCGGGTACTTGAATATACAGGATGTGACGGTCTTATGATAGGGAGGGCAGCCATGGGGAATCCTGATATCTTCTCAAGGATAGCGGCATCCCTTGAAAGCGGCACGGAGTTTCCTCCTGCCGGTTGTGATCAGCGAAAAAGCAGTCTGGAGGAATATCTGAAACTACTGGAAACCTATGGATTGGACAAAAAAGTAAACCTGGCAGCACATTCTGCATGGTTTACCAGGGGTCTTGCAGGTTCCAGGGCTTTTCGCAAATCCATCCAGAACGTAAAGAGTAGTGAGGGCATTATATCCAGGATGGAAATGCTATGCAGGGAGACCTAA
- a CDS encoding dephospho-CoA kinase: protein MKIIAFVGMPASGKSEASKVIRNMGLNVINMGDVIREEVKHRQLDPTDSNTGMVANDLRDKEGMDAVARRCIPKIKQKDNDVVVIDGVRGIAEVETFKKEFGNEFSLIAISSPLENRFKRVCKRCRSDDMQKIEDLKLRDEREMKWGMGQAMENADVTIDNTASLKEFRQHVKDTVERINGQC, encoded by the coding sequence ATGAAAATAATAGCCTTTGTAGGAATGCCCGCCTCCGGGAAATCCGAAGCCTCAAAAGTAATTCGTAATATGGGACTTAACGTAATCAATATGGGAGATGTGATCCGGGAAGAGGTCAAGCACCGCCAGCTCGATCCAACAGACAGCAACACGGGAATGGTAGCCAATGACCTGAGGGATAAAGAAGGCATGGATGCCGTTGCCAGGAGATGTATCCCGAAAATCAAACAGAAAGATAACGATGTTGTTGTGATAGATGGCGTCCGCGGGATTGCAGAGGTGGAAACTTTCAAGAAAGAATTTGGAAATGAATTTTCATTAATAGCTATAAGCAGCCCTCTTGAAAACCGGTTTAAACGTGTGTGTAAAAGATGCAGAAGCGATGATATGCAAAAAATCGAAGATTTGAAACTAAGGGACGAAAGGGAAATGAAATGGGGAATGGGACAGGCAATGGAAAATGCCGATGTAACCATTGACAACACCGCCAGTCTCAAGGAATTCAGACAACACGTAAAAGACACGGTGGAAAGGATAAATGGCCAGTGTTAA
- a CDS encoding RNA-binding domain-containing protein, translated as MASVKLWAPVNPTEDASKVCGALTRISGLTPRLDDNVAVIDCDHRDLQIFHRLLRDEEILDTARSVLEKGTQSPEEKISFMLNKQVAFVGRISFPAGEEELGSIHVEIKCNEGELEDIINWLAPPTEEGKPVYEKEMPPLREGE; from the coding sequence ATGGCCAGTGTTAAGTTATGGGCTCCTGTAAATCCAACAGAGGATGCCTCAAAGGTCTGTGGGGCACTTACAAGAATTAGTGGTCTTACACCCCGTTTAGATGATAATGTCGCAGTTATAGATTGCGACCATCGTGACCTGCAAATATTCCACCGCCTGCTGCGGGATGAAGAAATTCTCGATACCGCAAGATCCGTTCTCGAAAAAGGAACACAAAGCCCGGAAGAAAAAATAAGTTTCATGCTCAATAAACAGGTTGCTTTTGTGGGACGCATCAGTTTTCCTGCAGGAGAAGAAGAGCTCGGGTCGATCCATGTGGAAATTAAATGCAATGAAGGGGAACTGGAAGATATAATTAACTGGTTAGCACCTCCCACAGAAGAAGGAAAACCTGTTTATGAAAAGGAAATGCCTCCATTAAGAGAAGGTGAATAA
- a CDS encoding sugar phosphate isomerase/epimerase family protein: MNKLPPAIGFSARASGEMPLEWAYELEEMGFSAIELVQEGKQKITAENIDRVQQIKDTTNLTFTIHMPFSDINLATLNPGIHKEIIRQMGHCLHMASGLAEIAVIHPGYLSPEGALYPEKAWDNTIGSLKEISTIAVEEGIMLALENMPAMPHIFGKYPAEILEIIEKVDSDNIGMTLDIGHANTMGLLDEFLDSCREVMVHSHIHDNHEKRDEHLPLGKGCIDWKKVFDRVDGYEGLFITEMKNLENGTECMEYLKSNLIL, translated from the coding sequence GTGAATAAGTTGCCACCGGCAATCGGGTTTTCTGCAAGGGCAAGCGGGGAAATGCCTCTAGAATGGGCTTATGAACTGGAAGAGATGGGATTTTCAGCAATCGAACTTGTGCAGGAAGGAAAGCAGAAAATTACTGCTGAAAACATTGACAGGGTACAACAGATAAAGGATACAACAAACCTGACCTTCACAATACACATGCCATTTTCTGACATAAACCTTGCAACCCTCAATCCCGGTATACATAAAGAAATTATAAGGCAGATGGGACATTGCCTGCACATGGCATCAGGTCTTGCTGAAATCGCAGTAATCCATCCTGGTTATCTCTCCCCTGAAGGAGCATTATATCCCGAAAAAGCCTGGGATAATACGATAGGATCCCTGAAAGAGATAAGCACGATTGCAGTGGAAGAAGGAATTATGCTCGCACTGGAGAATATGCCAGCTATGCCCCACATATTCGGAAAATATCCTGCTGAAATACTGGAAATTATAGAAAAGGTTGATTCGGATAATATAGGCATGACACTGGATATCGGCCATGCCAATACAATGGGCCTGCTTGATGAGTTTCTGGATTCCTGCAGAGAAGTAATGGTCCATTCCCACATACATGACAACCATGAAAAACGAGATGAACACCTCCCTCTTGGCAAGGGTTGTATAGATTGGAAAAAAGTATTTGACAGGGTTGACGGTTATGAAGGGTTGTTCATTACAGAAATGAAAAATCTGGAAAATGGTACAGAATGTATGGAATATTTAAAATCAAATCTTATTCTTTAA
- a CDS encoding ribbon-helix-helix domain-containing protein, which yields MPKVSVDIPQQLLDDLNCHVGEDRKFVSQSDAIRTAIRKLLDRMDDVDTRHGRVKE from the coding sequence ATGCCCAAGGTTAGTGTGGATATCCCCCAGCAATTGCTGGATGATCTTAATTGTCACGTAGGGGAAGATAGGAAATTCGTGAGCCAGTCGGATGCTATTCGGACTGCAATACGTAAATTACTGGACAGGATGGATGATGTGGATACAAGGCATGGAAGAGTTAAAGAATAA
- a CDS encoding DUF3303 domain-containing protein yields the protein MLYMDVSTWEPTLSDKVIEHFKELKPPTGINIIKQWVDLTGGRYFILYECDDAEAYAAFNLPWSDICEIDSVPVMESTDFIKLMSKQ from the coding sequence ATGTTATATATGGATGTTAGTACATGGGAACCTACTCTCAGTGACAAGGTAATTGAACACTTTAAGGAACTAAAACCACCTACAGGTATCAATATAATAAAACAGTGGGTTGACCTTACAGGAGGACGTTATTTCATCCTCTACGAATGTGATGATGCAGAAGCCTATGCGGCTTTCAACCTTCCATGGTCTGATATCTGCGAAATAGACAGTGTTCCTGTTATGGAATCAACTGATTTCATAAAACTAATGTCAAAGCAATAA
- a CDS encoding PAS domain-containing sensor histidine kinase, with the protein MDKSKQYPTDMYSTLVKKSNDGIIIIQDEAIIFANPKFREIIGYTPAELKGMNFKNIFPPENINMISERYHRRLKKDPDIPERYETEMLSKQGVRVPVEISASYIDYDNRPADMAIIRDITERRDAEKRFEQYTNTLEKNYHVKELFGDIVSHDLKNPAGIIKGYSQLLVDREEDTEKKKMAITINRNIDRILELIENASVFVKLDTLTDIKFEKADLAMMLKKVANEYAEEIQEKEIDLKINVSGEYPANIHKSIQEAFSNLLSNAIKYGPEKSHITIDIIKDNDMWKILFIDEGEGVPDDKKELIFERFERAGSSVSIKGTGLGLAIVKKIMELHGGQTGVEDREDRKGSIFWATIPRA; encoded by the coding sequence ATGGACAAATCAAAACAATATCCTACGGATATGTATTCCACCCTGGTCAAAAAAAGTAATGACGGGATAATAATAATTCAGGACGAGGCCATAATATTTGCAAATCCTAAGTTCAGAGAGATTATCGGATATACACCCGCAGAACTTAAGGGAATGAATTTCAAAAACATCTTTCCTCCTGAAAACATCAATATGATCAGCGAACGATATCATCGCAGGCTCAAAAAAGACCCCGACATCCCTGAAAGATATGAAACAGAAATGCTCAGCAAACAAGGAGTAAGGGTTCCTGTAGAGATCAGTGCATCTTACATAGATTACGACAACAGGCCAGCTGACATGGCAATAATCAGAGATATAACAGAGAGGAGGGATGCAGAAAAAAGATTCGAACAATATACCAACACTCTTGAAAAAAATTATCATGTCAAAGAGCTATTCGGTGATATCGTAAGTCACGATCTGAAAAATCCTGCAGGAATAATTAAGGGTTACTCACAGTTGCTGGTAGATAGGGAAGAGGATACAGAAAAAAAGAAGATGGCCATTACTATCAACAGGAACATAGACAGAATACTGGAACTTATTGAAAATGCATCTGTTTTCGTAAAACTTGATACCCTCACAGACATCAAATTCGAAAAAGCAGACCTTGCCATGATGTTGAAAAAGGTCGCAAACGAATATGCAGAAGAAATTCAAGAAAAAGAGATTGACCTGAAAATAAATGTCAGCGGCGAATATCCTGCAAACATCCACAAATCAATCCAGGAAGCATTTTCCAACCTGCTTTCAAATGCAATAAAATACGGGCCTGAAAAAAGTCACATTACCATAGATATAATTAAAGACAATGATATGTGGAAAATACTTTTCATCGATGAGGGTGAGGGAGTACCCGATGATAAAAAAGAACTCATATTCGAGAGGTTCGAAAGAGCAGGATCATCTGTCAGTATAAAAGGGACCGGACTTGGACTTGCAATTGTAAAAAAGATAATGGAGCTACATGGCGGCCAGACAGGTGTTGAAGACAGGGAAGATAGAAAGGGAAGTATTTTCTGGGCCACTATCCCCCGTGCCTGA